From one Dermacentor silvarum isolate Dsil-2018 chromosome 3, BIME_Dsil_1.4, whole genome shotgun sequence genomic stretch:
- the LOC119444756 gene encoding signal peptide peptidase-like 2B — protein sequence MTTSGILVSICIQALVAAFVTHPAHGANPVVSSVLLVKASDGSDAEAYCVLYVPAIKDIAKREADAEYLPLLNVMNDTECDYERRSFEGKVVLMERCDNTSNDDIIQKAKSVKAAAIVMSYNEKRPIMETSTYIKKLDIMVAFAKNSTGRKIARYEEKHANSTVMAKLFTRATALDWSFVIIWLIAVGTVTMGAYWSGITQCGL from the exons ATGACGACAAGTGGCATCCTGGTTTCCATCTGCATACAGGCGCTAGTCGCTGCCTTCGTCACT CACCCGGCGCACGGTGCCAATCCCGTGGTGAGCTCGGTGCTCCTGGTGAAGGCGTCGGACGGGTCCGACGCCGAGGCTTACTGCGTGTTGTACGTGCCCGCCATCAAGGACATCGCCAAGCGGGAAGCTGACGCT GAGTACCTGCCTCTGCTTAACGTGATGAACGACACCGAGTGCGACTACGAGCGGCGTAGTTTCGAGGGCAAGGTGGTGCTCATGGAGCGCTGCGACAACACCTCCAACGACGACATCATTCAGAAGGCCAAGAGTGTCAAGGCGGCAGCCATTGTCATGTCTTACAACGAGAAGCGACCG ATAATGGAGACCAGCACCTACATAAAGAAGCTGGACATTATGGTCGCTTTCGCCAAGAACTCGACAGGACGCAAAATTGCG CGCTATGAGGAGAAGCACGCGAACAGCACCGTGATGGCCAAGCTGTTCACGCGCGCCACGGCCCTGGACTGGAGCTTCGTGATCATCTGGCTGATCGCCGTCGGCACAGTCACCATGGGAGCCTACTGGTCCGGCATCACGCAGTGCGGCCTGTGA